A window of the Roseburia sp. 831b genome harbors these coding sequences:
- a CDS encoding GNAT family N-acetyltransferase: MKKNLKSKIVKMHSSLFSNFYQEYLGLDDSMICNGVHVCKCKYRDIPLNKKYFYKVIAAKYNGEKIISYSPEFNETELRSLYTKINFDAIGVGNIQNDLKLPQYELSYMDRMLLDTQMDISTDERFACNRNNAIKYIYLEEYRKYIALMNGELVGYCKVSDVIADYGNLVVWVEEPRRRLGIAENLVKLMIKKCYEEKIVPMYVVKTENHASISLAKKLGFQVKQRELVVSVVSE, from the coding sequence TAAAAATGCATAGTAGCTTATTTTCAAATTTTTATCAGGAATATTTAGGACTAGATGATAGCATGATTTGCAACGGTGTCCATGTATGCAAATGTAAATATAGAGATATTCCGCTCAATAAGAAATATTTTTATAAAGTTATTGCAGCTAAATATAATGGGGAAAAAATCATTTCTTATTCGCCGGAATTTAATGAGACAGAATTAAGGTCACTGTATACGAAAATTAATTTTGATGCAATAGGCGTTGGTAATATACAGAATGATTTGAAATTGCCTCAATACGAGTTGTCGTATATGGATAGAATGTTGCTGGATACTCAAATGGATATAAGTACAGATGAGCGTTTTGCCTGTAACAGGAATAACGCAATCAAATATATATATTTAGAGGAATATAGAAAATATATTGCGTTGATGAATGGAGAGCTTGTCGGCTATTGTAAAGTGTCGGATGTAATCGCTGACTATGGAAATCTTGTAGTTTGGGTTGAAGAGCCCAGACGCAGATTGGGAATTGCAGAAAATTTGGTTAAGTTAATGATTAAAAAATGTTATGAAGAAAAAATTGTACCAATGTATGTTGTTAAAACAGAGAATCATGCTTCCATATCATTGGCGAAAAAACTTGGGTTTCAGGTAAAACAAAGAGAACTTGTTGTTTCAGTTGTCTCAGAATAA
- a CDS encoding histidinol-phosphatase HisJ family protein yields MEETLLSQPLWDTHMHSQFSGDSDTPQEEMIHSAIEKGLAGICFTDHLDIDYPKEPDLFLLDLANYHASVMAYQETYQDKLPIRFGVELGLQPHLAGLHSDILSQYPFDFVIGSSHVVHGFDPYYPDFYEGRDEKTAYLEYFESILENITAFDGFDVYGHIDYVVRYGPTTNQNYHWEDYKDVIDEILRQLISRGKGIEINTGGFKYGLGHPNPTEEIIRRYRELGGEIITLGADAHKPEHVAFDFAKVPSILKEAGFTYYTVFEKRKPNFIKIE; encoded by the coding sequence ATGGAAGAAACACTTTTATCCCAACCGCTTTGGGATACCCATATGCACAGCCAGTTTTCCGGTGACAGCGACACCCCGCAGGAAGAAATGATTCATTCCGCAATCGAAAAAGGGCTTGCCGGCATCTGCTTCACCGACCATCTGGATATCGATTATCCAAAGGAGCCAGACCTTTTCCTGTTGGACCTTGCAAACTATCACGCTTCCGTCATGGCTTATCAGGAAACCTATCAGGACAAACTTCCAATCCGCTTCGGTGTTGAGCTTGGTCTTCAGCCGCACCTTGCCGGTTTGCACAGCGATATCTTGTCACAGTATCCGTTTGATTTTGTCATCGGTTCTTCCCACGTTGTACACGGATTCGACCCTTATTATCCGGATTTTTACGAGGGAAGGGATGAAAAAACTGCCTATCTGGAATATTTTGAATCTATTTTGGAAAATATCACCGCTTTTGATGGATTTGATGTCTACGGACATATCGATTATGTCGTGCGATACGGTCCTACAACGAACCAAAACTATCACTGGGAAGACTATAAAGACGTGATTGACGAGATTTTACGCCAGCTTATCTCGCGTGGAAAAGGTATCGAGATTAACACCGGTGGATTCAAATACGGACTCGGTCATCCGAATCCAACCGAAGAAATCATCCGCCGTTACCGGGAACTCGGCGGTGAAATTATCACACTTGGTGCTGACGCGCATAAACCGGAACACGTTGCATTTGATTTTGCAAAAGTTCCTTCCATTTTAAAAGAAGCCGGTTTTACTTATTATACGGTATTTGAAAAAAGGAAACCGAATTTCATAAAAATTGAGTAA
- the gap gene encoding type I glyceraldehyde-3-phosphate dehydrogenase — translation MAVRVAINGFGRIGRLAFRQMFGAEGYEVVAINDLTSPKMLAHLLKYDSSQGKYEHADEVTASDDSITVCGKEIKIYAFPDANNCPWGDLKVDVVLECSGFYTSKEKAQAHINAGARKVVISAPAGNDLPTIVYNTNHETLKASDTIISAASCTTNCLAPMADALNKFAPIQSGIMATIHAYTGDQMTLDGPQRKGDLRRSRAAAVNIVPNSTGAAKAIGLVIPELNGKLIGSAQRVPVPTGSTTILTAVVKKADVTVEGINAAMKAAANESFGYNEDLIVSSDIVGMRFGSLFDATQTMVSHIADDLYEVQVVSWYDNENSYTSQMVRTIKYFSELK, via the coding sequence ATGGCAGTAAGAGTTGCAATTAATGGTTTCGGCCGTATCGGTCGTCTTGCTTTCAGACAGATGTTTGGAGCAGAAGGATATGAAGTAGTAGCAATCAATGATTTGACAAGCCCTAAAATGTTAGCACACTTGTTAAAATATGATTCATCTCAGGGAAAATATGAGCATGCTGATGAAGTAACAGCTTCTGATGATTCTATCACAGTATGTGGAAAAGAAATCAAAATCTATGCATTCCCAGATGCAAACAACTGCCCTTGGGGAGATTTAAAAGTTGACGTTGTATTAGAGTGTTCTGGATTCTACACAAGCAAAGAAAAAGCTCAGGCTCATATCAATGCAGGTGCTAGAAAAGTTGTTATCTCCGCTCCAGCAGGTAACGATCTTCCTACAATCGTTTACAACACAAACCACGAGACATTAAAAGCTTCTGATACAATCATTTCAGCAGCTTCTTGTACAACAAACTGTTTAGCACCTATGGCTGATGCATTAAACAAATTTGCACCAATCCAGTCTGGTATCATGGCAACAATCCATGCTTACACAGGTGATCAGATGACTCTTGATGGACCACAGAGAAAAGGTGATTTAAGAAGATCTCGTGCAGCAGCAGTTAACATCGTTCCTAACTCAACAGGAGCAGCTAAAGCAATCGGTTTAGTTATCCCAGAGTTAAATGGAAAATTAATTGGATCTGCTCAGCGTGTACCAGTTCCAACAGGTTCTACAACAATCTTAACAGCAGTTGTTAAGAAAGCTGATGTAACTGTAGAAGGAATCAACGCAGCTATGAAAGCAGCAGCTAACGAATCTTTCGGATACAACGAAGACTTAATCGTTTCTTCTGATATCGTTGGAATGAGATTTGGTTCTTTATTCGATGCTACTCAGACAATGGTTTCACACATCGCTGATGACTTATACGAAGTTCAGGTTGTTTCTTGGTATGATAACGAGAACAGCTACACATCTCAGATGGTAAGAACAATCAAATACTTCTCTGAATTAAAATAG
- a CDS encoding phosphoglycerate kinase: MSLNKKSVDDINVKGLRVLCRCDFNVPLKDGKITDENRLVAALPTIKKLVADGGKVILCSHLGKVKTEEDKQTKTLAPVAKRLSELLGQEVKFAADPEVVGPNARAAVEAMKDGDVILLENTRFRAEETKNGEAFSKDLASLCDVFVNDAFGTAHRAHCSNVGVASLVDTAVVGYLMQKEIDFLGKAVETPVRPFVAILGGAKVADKLNVISNLLEKCDTLIIGGGMAFTFLKAQGYEIGKSLVDDTKLDYCKEMIAKAEKLGKKLLLPVDTVAADAFPDPIDAEIPVEVYAVDAMPADKAGFDIGPKTAELYSEAVKSAKTVVWNGPMGIFENPILAKGTIAVAKALAETDATTIIGGGDSAAAVNQLGFGDKMTHISTGGGASLEFLEGKELPGVAAANDK; encoded by the coding sequence ATGTCATTAAATAAAAAATCCGTAGATGATATTAACGTAAAAGGTCTTCGCGTTCTTTGCAGATGCGATTTTAACGTACCTTTAAAAGATGGAAAAATCACAGACGAGAACCGTCTTGTTGCAGCACTTCCTACAATTAAGAAATTAGTAGCTGATGGTGGAAAGGTAATCCTTTGCTCTCACCTTGGAAAAGTAAAAACAGAAGAAGACAAACAAACAAAGACTCTTGCTCCAGTTGCAAAGAGACTTTCTGAATTATTAGGACAGGAAGTAAAATTTGCTGCAGATCCAGAAGTAGTTGGACCTAACGCAAGAGCTGCTGTTGAAGCAATGAAAGATGGCGATGTAATCTTACTTGAGAATACACGTTTCAGAGCAGAAGAGACAAAGAACGGAGAAGCTTTCTCCAAAGACCTTGCTTCTTTATGTGATGTTTTCGTAAACGATGCATTTGGTACAGCTCATAGAGCACACTGCTCTAACGTTGGTGTTGCAAGCTTAGTAGACACAGCTGTAGTTGGATACTTAATGCAGAAAGAAATCGATTTCTTAGGAAAAGCTGTAGAGACACCTGTAAGACCATTCGTAGCAATCTTAGGTGGAGCTAAAGTTGCAGATAAATTAAATGTTATCTCTAACTTACTTGAGAAATGTGATACTCTTATCATCGGTGGTGGTATGGCATTCACATTCTTAAAAGCACAGGGCTATGAAATCGGAAAATCTTTAGTAGATGATACAAAACTTGACTACTGTAAAGAAATGATTGCAAAAGCTGAGAAGCTTGGCAAAAAATTATTACTTCCAGTTGATACAGTAGCAGCAGATGCATTCCCAGATCCAATCGATGCTGAAATCCCTGTAGAAGTATACGCAGTAGACGCTATGCCAGCAGACAAAGCAGGATTCGATATCGGACCTAAGACAGCAGAATTATACTCAGAAGCAGTTAAATCCGCTAAGACTGTTGTTTGGAACGGACCAATGGGTATCTTCGAGAACCCAATCCTTGCAAAAGGAACAATCGCTGTAGCAAAAGCTTTAGCTGAAACAGATGCAACTACAATCATCGGTGGTGGTGATTCCGCAGCAGCTGTTAACCAGTTAGGTTTCGGTGACAAGATGACTCACATTTCAACAGGTGGTGGAGCTTCCCTTGAATTCTTAGAGGGTAAAGAATTACCAGGTGTTGCAGCAGCAAACGATAAGTAA
- the tpiA gene encoding triose-phosphate isomerase, which yields MARKKIVAGNWKMNMTPSQAVKLVEELKPLVASDNVEVVYCVPAIDIVPVVEATKGTNVAVGAENMYFEEKGAYTGEISAEMLVDAGVKYVIIGHSERRDYFKEDDALLNKKVKKAFEAGLTPILCCGETLEQREMGIMLEWIRMQIKSDLAGVTAEQVASMVIAYEPIWAIGTGKTATTAQAQEVCKAIRECIAEMYDTDTAEKVRIQYGGSVNAGNAAELFAQADIDGGLVGGASLKADFGKIVNY from the coding sequence ATGGCAAGAAAGAAAATCGTAGCCGGTAACTGGAAAATGAACATGACTCCAAGCCAGGCTGTAAAATTAGTAGAAGAATTAAAACCACTTGTAGCAAGTGATAATGTAGAAGTTGTTTACTGTGTTCCAGCAATCGACATCGTACCAGTTGTAGAAGCAACAAAAGGTACAAATGTTGCAGTTGGTGCTGAAAACATGTACTTCGAAGAAAAAGGTGCTTACACAGGTGAAATCTCTGCAGAAATGTTAGTAGACGCAGGTGTAAAATATGTTATCATCGGTCATTCTGAAAGACGTGACTACTTCAAAGAAGATGATGCATTATTAAACAAAAAAGTAAAGAAAGCTTTCGAAGCTGGTCTTACACCAATCCTTTGCTGTGGTGAGACATTAGAGCAGAGAGAAATGGGAATCATGTTAGAGTGGATTCGTATGCAGATTAAATCTGACTTAGCTGGTGTTACAGCAGAGCAGGTTGCATCTATGGTAATCGCTTACGAACCAATCTGGGCAATCGGAACAGGTAAAACTGCTACAACAGCTCAGGCTCAGGAAGTATGTAAAGCAATCCGTGAGTGCATCGCTGAAATGTACGACACAGATACAGCAGAAAAAGTTCGTATCCAGTACGGCGGATCTGTAAATGCAGGTAATGCAGCAGAGTTATTTGCTCAGGCAGATATCGATGGTGGATTAGTTGGTGGAGCATCTTTAAAAGCAGATTTTGGTAAGATTGTAAACTACTAA
- a CDS encoding CapA family protein — MKKRCMLNTLSILLFLGALTACSKGNDVQETTQQETTQTREHETAREEAVEEPEKHELQKTQLSDMSEAFDTILNHATKEFIAGYLVDDSFLMWFDAKYGDFAVQMIADEVLTENPDTEAWYDASGESLHVLWMDYCKDMNIEQEDSNPVYYKESNRADETVLSFIGDINFADGWYTTEYMEQQENGVEDCISSELLQLMNDADVMTVNNEFTYGEKGTALPGKAYTFQAATSMVQNLELFGTDLVNLANNHVYDYGKEGLRKTMDAIDAIGIPYVGAGENLDEAEKIVYFVVNGRKIAIVSATEIERTTNFTKEATETSPGVLKMLNPNRFMQVIEKADQTSDYVIALTHWGTEGKILYDNLEMMYAQKLVAAGADAIIGGHPHRLQGCGVINGAPVAYSLGNFWFSTGSLYTTVAQIVIEADGTLRLQYVPCIQENLTTHLITNQEEREDFFDYLATISYDVGIDENGFVYDKQDEDYEKQDILYDSDICNAEVTGLFDNNDNAIDIVGNLK, encoded by the coding sequence ATGAAAAAAAGGTGTATGTTAAATACGCTTTCGATACTGCTTTTCCTTGGTGCATTGACAGCCTGCTCAAAGGGCAATGATGTGCAGGAAACGACACAACAAGAGACAACACAGACAAGAGAACACGAGACTGCAAGGGAAGAGGCAGTGGAGGAGCCAGAGAAACACGAATTGCAAAAAACGCAGCTTTCAGATATGTCCGAGGCGTTTGATACAATATTAAATCATGCAACCAAAGAATTCATTGCCGGATATCTGGTGGATGATTCTTTTTTGATGTGGTTTGATGCAAAATATGGCGATTTTGCTGTACAGATGATTGCAGACGAGGTGCTTACAGAAAATCCGGATACAGAAGCATGGTATGATGCGTCCGGTGAGTCTTTGCATGTGTTGTGGATGGATTATTGCAAGGACATGAATATCGAACAGGAGGATTCCAATCCCGTCTATTATAAGGAAAGCAATCGGGCAGATGAGACCGTGTTAAGCTTTATTGGTGACATCAATTTTGCGGATGGATGGTACACGACAGAGTATATGGAGCAGCAGGAAAATGGGGTGGAGGACTGCATTTCAAGTGAGCTGTTACAGCTGATGAATGATGCGGACGTCATGACTGTAAATAACGAGTTTACTTACGGTGAAAAAGGAACCGCCTTACCTGGAAAAGCCTATACATTTCAGGCAGCGACATCGATGGTACAGAATCTGGAACTGTTTGGAACAGATCTTGTAAATCTCGCCAACAATCATGTTTATGATTATGGAAAAGAAGGACTGCGCAAAACGATGGATGCGATAGATGCTATCGGGATTCCGTATGTTGGCGCGGGAGAAAATTTAGACGAAGCAGAGAAAATTGTGTATTTTGTTGTAAATGGTCGAAAAATTGCAATTGTTTCTGCAACTGAGATAGAACGAACAACAAATTTTACAAAAGAGGCGACTGAAACTTCGCCGGGCGTTTTGAAAATGCTAAATCCAAATCGGTTTATGCAGGTGATCGAAAAAGCGGATCAGACAAGTGATTATGTGATTGCGCTTACGCACTGGGGAACCGAAGGAAAGATTTTATACGACAATTTAGAAATGATGTATGCACAAAAGCTGGTGGCAGCAGGGGCAGATGCCATTATTGGAGGTCATCCACACCGGTTGCAGGGATGTGGGGTCATAAATGGTGCGCCGGTAGCGTACAGTTTGGGAAATTTCTGGTTTTCCACAGGTAGTCTTTACACGACTGTGGCACAGATTGTGATTGAGGCGGATGGAACGTTGCGATTGCAGTATGTTCCGTGCATTCAGGAAAATCTGACAACGCATCTAATTACAAATCAGGAAGAAAGAGAAGATTTCTTTGACTATTTGGCAACAATATCTTATGATGTAGGTATTGATGAAAATGGTTTTGTTTACGATAAACAAGATGAGGATTATGAGAAACAAGACATTTTATATGATTCGGATATCTGTAATGCAGAGGTAACCGGATTATTTGATAACAACGATAATGCAATCGACATCGTTGGCAATCTGAAATAG
- the gpmI gene encoding 2,3-bisphosphoglycerate-independent phosphoglycerate mutase, producing the protein MSKKPTVLMILDGYGLNEKTEGNAIAQAKTPVMDGLMKDYPYVKGYASGLAVGLPDGQMGNSEVGHLNMGAGRIVYQELTRITKEIEDGDFFKNEALLDGMKNVKENNSALHLYGLLSDGGVHSHITHLYGLLEMAKKEGIENVYVHCFLDGRDTAPTSGKGFVEELEAKMKEIGVGQIASISGRYYAMDRDNRWDRVEKAYNALTKGEGETAASAVAALDASYAKDVTDEFFVPTVITKDGKPVATVNDNDTIIFFNFRPDRAREMTRAFCADEFDGFDRGARKNVTYICFTEYDVTIPNKEVAFKKVELKNTFGQFLAANGLKQARIAETEKYAHVTFFFNGGVEEPNEGEDRILVKSPKVATYDLQPEMSAPEVCDKLCTAIRSDKYDVIIINFANPDMVGHTGIMEAAVKAVETVDTCVGKAVDALKEVGGQMFICADHGNAEQLVDYETGAPFTAHTTNPVPFILVNADESYTLRENGCLADIIPTLIELMGMKQPEEMTGKSLLIKK; encoded by the coding sequence ATGAGCAAAAAACCAACCGTATTAATGATTTTAGATGGATATGGTCTGAATGAAAAAACAGAAGGAAATGCAATTGCGCAGGCAAAAACACCAGTGATGGATGGACTTATGAAAGACTATCCTTATGTAAAAGGTTATGCAAGCGGATTAGCAGTTGGTCTTCCAGACGGACAGATGGGTAACTCTGAGGTAGGTCACTTAAATATGGGTGCCGGAAGAATTGTATACCAGGAGTTAACCAGAATTACAAAAGAAATCGAAGATGGTGATTTCTTCAAAAACGAAGCATTATTAGATGGTATGAAAAATGTAAAAGAGAACAATTCTGCCCTACATTTATATGGACTTCTTTCTGACGGTGGTGTGCACAGCCATATTACACATCTTTATGGATTACTTGAGATGGCCAAAAAAGAAGGAATCGAAAACGTATACGTTCACTGTTTCTTAGATGGACGTGATACAGCACCTACATCCGGTAAAGGATTCGTAGAAGAATTAGAAGCAAAAATGAAAGAAATCGGAGTTGGTCAGATTGCTTCTATTAGTGGACGTTATTATGCAATGGATCGTGATAACAGATGGGATCGTGTTGAAAAAGCATACAATGCCCTTACAAAAGGAGAAGGCGAGACAGCAGCGAGCGCAGTTGCAGCATTAGATGCTTCCTATGCAAAAGATGTGACAGATGAGTTCTTTGTTCCAACTGTCATCACAAAAGATGGAAAACCTGTTGCAACCGTAAACGATAACGATACCATTATTTTCTTCAACTTCCGTCCTGACCGTGCACGTGAGATGACAAGAGCATTCTGTGCAGACGAGTTTGATGGTTTTGACAGAGGTGCAAGAAAGAACGTTACTTACATCTGTTTCACAGAATATGATGTAACAATTCCAAACAAAGAAGTTGCATTCAAGAAAGTAGAATTAAAGAATACATTTGGTCAGTTCCTTGCTGCAAACGGTTTGAAACAGGCAAGAATTGCTGAGACAGAGAAATATGCACATGTAACTTTCTTCTTCAACGGTGGTGTAGAAGAGCCAAACGAAGGGGAAGACAGAATCCTCGTAAAATCTCCTAAGGTTGCAACTTATGACCTTCAGCCTGAGATGAGTGCACCGGAAGTATGTGACAAACTTTGTACTGCAATCCGCTCTGATAAATATGATGTTATCATCATCAATTTTGCCAACCCAGATATGGTAGGTCATACCGGAATCATGGAAGCAGCTGTAAAAGCGGTAGAAACTGTTGACACATGTGTTGGAAAAGCAGTAGATGCATTAAAAGAAGTTGGTGGACAGATGTTCATCTGTGCTGACCATGGTAATGCAGAGCAGTTAGTGGATTATGAGACAGGTGCTCCATTCACAGCACATACTACCAATCCAGTTCCATTCATCTTAGTAAATGCAGATGAATCTTACACCTTAAGAGAAAATGGATGCTTAGCAGATATCATTCCTACCTTAATCGAATTAATGGGAATGAAGCAGCCAGAAGAAATGACAGGAAAATCTTTATTAATCAAAAAATAA
- a CDS encoding PilZ domain-containing protein, which produces MTEKRKSTRHPIDLHLSICDLYKQDMIGIHDLDSPIHLENISRGGLCFRSECVLPTDYYFNASLNTTDSADPVFTVVKIIRSEIIDRDEYRYGCEFTEMTEPLVSLLDQYTTAC; this is translated from the coding sequence ATGACAGAAAAAAGAAAATCAACTCGTCACCCTATCGATTTACATTTAAGTATCTGTGACTTATATAAACAGGATATGATTGGCATCCATGATTTGGATTCCCCGATTCACCTTGAAAATATTTCCCGTGGAGGATTATGCTTCCGTTCCGAATGTGTGCTCCCTACGGATTATTATTTCAATGCATCTTTAAATACAACGGATTCCGCCGACCCGGTATTTACCGTAGTAAAAATTATTCGCAGTGAAATCATTGACCGTGATGAATATCGTTATGGATGTGAATTTACAGAAATGACAGAACCGTTGGTGTCTTTGTTAGACCAGTATACGACGGCTTGCTAG
- a CDS encoding phosphoribosylaminoimidazolesuccinocarboxamide synthase: MSIQEFKPFKEGKVREVYDNGDSLIIVATDRISAFDHILKNKITKKGAILTQMSKFWFDYTKDIVPNHMLSVDVKDMPEFFQSERFDGNSMMCKKLEMLPIECIVRGYITGSGWASYKENGTVCGIKLPEGLKESDKLPEPIYTPSTKADLGDHDENISFEQSVEVLEKLYPGKGRDYATQIKDCTISLYKKCAEYALSKGIIIADTKFEFGLDENGKVVIGDEMLTPDSSRFWPLEGYEPGKSQPSYDKQFVRDWLKANPDSDYLLPEEVITKTIDKYKEAFELLTGKKFA, encoded by the coding sequence ATGAGTATTCAGGAATTTAAACCATTTAAAGAAGGAAAAGTACGTGAGGTATATGATAACGGAGACAGCCTTATCATTGTTGCAACAGACAGAATTTCAGCATTTGACCATATTTTGAAAAATAAGATTACCAAAAAAGGTGCAATCTTAACACAGATGTCTAAGTTCTGGTTTGATTATACAAAGGATATCGTACCAAACCATATGCTTTCTGTTGATGTAAAAGATATGCCAGAATTTTTCCAGAGTGAAAGATTTGATGGAAACAGCATGATGTGTAAAAAGTTAGAGATGCTTCCAATCGAATGTATCGTGCGTGGATATATTACAGGAAGTGGCTGGGCAAGCTACAAAGAAAACGGCACTGTCTGTGGAATCAAGCTTCCAGAAGGATTAAAGGAATCTGACAAATTGCCTGAGCCAATTTACACACCAAGTACAAAAGCTGACTTAGGAGACCATGATGAGAATATTTCCTTTGAGCAGAGCGTAGAGGTATTAGAAAAATTATATCCTGGAAAAGGAAGAGATTACGCAACACAGATTAAAGACTGCACCATCAGCTTATACAAAAAATGTGCAGAATACGCATTAAGCAAAGGAATCATCATTGCAGATACCAAATTCGAGTTTGGTTTAGATGAGAATGGAAAAGTTGTCATCGGTGATGAAATGTTAACACCAGACAGCTCTAGATTCTGGCCATTAGAAGGATATGAACCAGGAAAATCACAGCCTTCCTACGACAAACAGTTTGTACGTGACTGGTTAAAAGCCAATCCAGACAGCGATTACTTACTTCCAGAAGAGGTAATCACAAAGACGATTGATAAATACAAAGAAGCATTCGAGTTATTAACAGGCAAGAAATTTGCATAA
- the purF gene encoding amidophosphoribosyltransferase, with translation MLKDDLRNTQNEIVDTGESGLGEECGVFGMYDFDGKDVASTIYYGLFALQHRGQESCGIAVSETSGPKGKVTSYKGMGLVNEVFTQENLEVMKGDIGVGHVRYSTAGASTRENAQPLVLNYVKGTLALAHNGNLINAAELKEDLEYTGAIFQTTIDTEVIAYHIARERLNSKTVEEAVTRACRKLKGAFSLVVMSPRKLVGARDPFGFKPLCIGKRDNAYILASETCALETIGAEFVRDVLPGEVVTITPENGIQSDMTLALPKEKQARCIFEYIYFARPDSHIDGVSVYQSRIQAGRFLAMDSPVEADLVVGVPESGNAAALGYSLQSGIPYGTAFVKNSYVGRTFIKPKQSSRESSVRVKLNVLKEAVKGKRIIMIDDSIVRGTTSDRIVKMLRDAGATEVHVRISSPPFLWPCYFGTDIPEREQLIAYNRSIEDIRNIIGADTLGYLEIGRLKEMVGDLNICQGCFTGKYPLDPPKNDIRGEYER, from the coding sequence ATGTTAAAAGATGACTTAAGAAATACTCAAAATGAGATAGTAGATACAGGAGAAAGCGGCTTAGGAGAAGAATGTGGCGTTTTCGGTATGTACGATTTTGATGGAAAAGATGTTGCATCTACTATCTATTATGGGTTGTTTGCATTACAGCACAGAGGACAGGAAAGTTGTGGTATCGCAGTAAGCGAGACAAGCGGTCCAAAAGGAAAGGTAACTTCCTACAAAGGAATGGGACTTGTAAACGAAGTGTTTACCCAGGAAAACTTAGAGGTAATGAAGGGTGATATCGGTGTCGGACATGTCCGTTATTCGACTGCAGGAGCATCCACCAGAGAAAATGCCCAGCCATTGGTTTTAAATTACGTGAAGGGAACACTTGCACTGGCACATAACGGTAACTTAATCAATGCAGCAGAATTAAAAGAGGATTTAGAGTACACAGGTGCTATTTTCCAGACCACGATTGATACAGAGGTAATTGCATATCATATTGCAAGAGAGCGTCTGAATTCGAAAACGGTAGAGGAAGCCGTAACACGTGCCTGTCGAAAATTAAAGGGAGCATTTTCCTTGGTTGTGATGAGCCCGCGCAAGTTAGTTGGTGCAAGAGACCCGTTTGGCTTTAAGCCACTTTGCATCGGAAAGCGTGACAATGCATATATTCTTGCATCCGAGACCTGTGCATTAGAGACCATCGGTGCCGAATTTGTGCGTGATGTTTTGCCGGGTGAGGTTGTAACCATCACACCGGAAAATGGAATTCAGTCTGATATGACTTTAGCACTTCCAAAAGAAAAACAGGCAAGATGTATTTTTGAATATATCTATTTTGCAAGACCGGACAGCCACATTGACGGTGTCAGTGTTTACCAGTCCAGAATTCAGGCAGGCCGATTCCTTGCAATGGATTCTCCGGTAGAAGCAGATTTGGTTGTCGGCGTACCAGAGTCCGGTAATGCTGCCGCACTCGGTTACTCTTTACAGTCTGGAATTCCTTATGGAACCGCTTTTGTAAAAAACAGCTATGTCGGAAGAACTTTCATCAAGCCAAAGCAGAGCAGCCGTGAATCCAGCGTCCGTGTGAAGTTAAATGTGTTAAAAGAAGCAGTAAAAGGCAAGAGAATCATCATGATTGACGATTCCATTGTACGTGGTACCACATCAGACCGTATCGTGAAAATGTTACGTGACGCCGGAGCAACAGAGGTACATGTCAGAATCAGTTCCCCTCCATTTTTATGGCCATGTTATTTTGGAACCGATATTCCAGAACGTGAACAATTGATTGCGTACAATCGTTCCATCGAAGATATCCGCAACATCATCGGAGCAGACACACTTGGATATTTAGAGATTGGACGTTTGAAGGAAATGGTTGGAGATTTAAATATCTGCCAGGGATGCTTTACCGGAAAATATCCGTTAGATCCTCCAAAAAACGATATTCGTGGAGAATACGAACGATAG